In Corynebacterium aquilae DSM 44791, the genomic stretch TTTGCCACCATTTCCTCAAAATTGCGAGGAAATGCTGCGAGCATCATTGGTGTCGCCGATGACACAAACCGGCTTCCCCACGTCGTCGCACGCGATATCGCCCAACAACGCGTCAGAGATGCCATGGACCTGCGTGGCCGCCGCCTGCCCCGCTGATACTGGGCGCGCATCGGCACTACCCCGTTTCTGATGTGCGCCACGCGTGACAAAGAGTTGATTCGGTTTTGAGCAATTGGAGGAGCCCCTGTGAACACCACCACGGAGCAGCGTTTCGACCTGTCGAACAAGCTTGGTGTACGCCAAGACATGGCCACGCGCGCAGCCTACGTGTCCGACGCGTCGATTTATCGGCGCGTCCCGCAAGCAGTGGTGGAGCCTCGCACGCGTGAAGACATCCAAGATTGTCTGCAGCTGGCCCAGGCACGCGGTTGGGACATCATCGCCCGTGGCGGTGGAACCTCCGTGGCCGGAAACTCCATAGGTCAAGGCCTGATCATTGATACGTCACGCCATTTCTGCAAAGTGCTAGAGATCGACTCCAACAACCGCATTGCACGGGTGGAACCCGGCATCATCTGCGATCGGCTGCGGGAAGCTGCCGCTGAGCATGGGCTGACCTATGGACCCGATCCCTCCACCCACTCCCGGTGCAGTGTAGGGGGCATGGTCGCCAACAATGCCTGCGGATCTCATTCGGTCGCCTACGGCACGGCTGCCGATAACTTGCATGCAGTATCGATGCTGCTGGCCGACGGCCGAGAGGTCAGGTTCTTCCGGGGCGGATGCACCGACGTGGAGCTCACCGAAAAACTGCGAGACTTCGTAGCACGCCACGAGGATCTCATCCGCTCAGAGCTTGGCCGGTTTCCACGCCAAGTCTCCGGATATGGATTGCACTATCTGCTTCCGGAACGCGGTTTCGACGTCGCCAAGGCACTTGCCGGGTCGGAAGGAACCTTGGGAATCTTCACTGAGCTGGAAGTGAACCTGGTGAAGGTGCCGCGCTTTAAAGCGTTGGTGGTCTGCGCCTATACGACCGTGTTCGACGCCGCCGCCGATGCACCGCGCCTCATCCTCGATGGGGTGGGAACCGTCGAAGGTATGGGTGGTGATCTCCTGGCCGCCCTGCGGAGCAAGAATGGACAATCCAGGGCAGGTGCGAATCTTCCCGGCGAACGCAAAAACATGGAATGCGGAGGGTGGTTGTACTGCGAGGTCGGCGCGGATTCGGAGGAAGAACTTCACGACCGTGTGAGCATGGTCGTATCCACAGCCGACTGTATTGATCACGTTGTGGTCACTGACCCCGTGGAGGCGAAGTCGTTGTGGCATATTCGCGAGGCATCGGCCGGAACCGTCACGCGTCTACCCGATGGGGGAGAAGCCTGGCCCAGCTGGGAAGACTCAGCGGTTCCGGCGACAGAACTCGCCGACTATCTGCGCGGACTCTATACGCTGATGGACAAATATCAGCTGCAAGGCATTCCTTTCGGTCACTTCGGCGAAGGTTGCGTGCATGTCCGCATCTCCTTTGACTTTGATTCGGAGCATGGCCGAACCACCTTCCATCAGTTCATGACTGAAGCCGCAGACTTGGTGGCGTCGCATGGGGGAAGCCTGAGCGGCGAGCATGGCGATGGTCGAGCGCGTTCTGCACTGCTGGGGCACATGTACTCCGACGAGATGCTGGCAGCATTCGCTGAGTTCAAGTCCATCTTCGATCCGGATCGCCGCTTTAATCCGGGAGTGCTCGTCAACCCGGATTCCCACATGGAGGGAATCCGGCCTGGGGGAGTACAGCGACAGTTGGAACTGACCCCCACCCACAGTCTGCCGAAAGACGGCGGATCGTTAGTCAACGCCGTGAACCGTTGCGTAGGCGTGGGCGCTTGCCGGTCGATGGAGGGAGCGATGTGCCCGTCCTTCCAGATCACTGGTGATGAAGTGCACTCGACGCGTGGTCGCGCACGTGTACTCAACGAAATGATGCGTGGTGAGCTGCTTGAAGATGGCTATCACTCTGATGCAGTCAACGACGCGTTGGATCTCTGTCTGTCCTGCAAAGCCTGCGCGAGCGAATGCCCGGTCAACGTGGACATGGCAACGTACAAATCGGAAGTGCTGAACGAGCGCTACCGGGGTACGCTCCTTCGTCCCCGGGCGCACTACACCATGGGGTGGCTGCCGTTGGCCGCTCGGTTCGCCCACAGTGTTCCGGGAATGCCCCGGTTGGTCGGTGCCCTCATGCGCACGAAGATTACTGCCGGTGTGCTCGCACGGGTTGGTGGATTGGATCCAACCCGTGAACTCATCGATTTCGCTCCACAATCCGCGGCATCGATCTACCGCGACCGTGTGCGACCATCCTCTGACATAGCTGCGGATATCGCGTCTGGTCGGCTATCCGCTGCCGAATGCGTCATTTTGTGGCCGGATTCGTTCAATAACTATCTAGATGTGAACGCCTTTGTCGCTGCGGTCGAGGTGCTCGACACTCTGGGGTACACGGTGATGCTGCCCAAAGGATCCGTGTGTTGCGGACTGACCTGGCATTCGACAGGCCAGCTGTCGATGGCACAACGAATTATCGCTTCCACAGCACGCACCATACGGGGATATCTCGAGCTGGGTTTGCCGGTATTGTTTCTTGAACCGAGTTGCTTAAGCATGATTCAGCACGAGGCACCACAACTTGTTGACGATCCCGTCGTACAGGAACTATCGCGACGAGCCACTTCATGGGCACAGTTCGTGAGCGAAGCGTTGACCCACGATACCCATCCTTCGCATGTGCTTCTCACGGTCGACAATGCGGCGCCGGTACGAGAAGTGTTGACTCAGGTGCATTGTCACGAGAGGTCGATGGGAGATCACAGTGGAAGCACCGATCTGCTGCGCCGCGCAGGATTTGAGGAATCCACGATCCAGACCGGCTGCTGTGGCATGGCTGGCAACTGGGGATTTGAACCGGGGCACGCGAAGATGTCGATGGAGTTGGGGGAGCGTGAACTATTTCCCCGCGCTCGTGCAGCAGAGACTGTGTGTGCTGACGGATTCTCGTGTAGGACACAGGTGCGTCAAGGCACTTCTCGGCGGGCGTTGCACACGGCGGAACTGGTGCGTGATGCTTTGCGCGCCCGGGGGTGATTGGCTTTTCGTGAGACTACTGGTGCCCGTTAGGGTGAGTCGAGCGTGAAAAAACTTTGAGCGCTGTGACCTGGCGGAATATCAACTATTGAAGTATTTCTGCAGGTCACGAATGAGTCATCTGGGTCACAGTTTGGTACTATCCTCCACGGGAAACGGTCATCGCCTAGATTTTTTAGCCCAGGCATGCGCCCATGTGCGCCCCCTGCCCGACCTACCCGCCGGGCTCGTTTGTCGCTGAATCTTCCTGCCCCCACACAGTTGGTTTGGGCGGGTGCGATGGCCGCCAGTGTCGTCATCCGGCTGGAACAACGGATGATCGTCAAACGACGTCTTTTAAATCTCTTTAAGGACCTTTGTCGTGCTAAAACGCGCATTAACCATCGCCATGGCCTTTGTGGGCCTGAGTATTGGCGCAGGCTTCGCCTCTGGACAGGAGCTGTTGCAGTTCTTCGTCGCTTTCGGCGTTCCTGGTCTCATCGGTGCTGTGGTCACCGCTTTGCTCATGTGCCTCGTGGGCATTGTCATTTTGCAGTTGGGAAGCTACTTCCAAGCCACTGAGCACTCGGCTGTTCTGGCTGAGTACACCCACCCGGTGTTCGCCAAGATATTCGACGCCGCGGTGATGTTGACGGTGTTCTCCATCGCCATGGTGATGTTTGCTGGTGCGGGCGCCAACCTGAATCAGCAGTTCGATCTCCCCACGTGGGTTGGCTCTGTTGGCCTGTTGCTGCTGGTGTTGGCTCTGGGCTCTTTGGATGTTGACAAGGTGTCCAAAGTTATTGGTGCCGCTACGCCGTTCATCGTGCTGTTCATTGTGATTGCCGCGGTGTACTCGATTACTCACGCCGATGCGGACTTCGCCACCCTGGAGGCCGCCACGAAGGAAATCGATACCGAGCTGCCAAATATTTTCATCGGTGTTGCTTCCTATGTGGGCTTCTCCCTGATGGTGGTGGTCTCCATGTCGATCGTTATCGGTGGTGAGTACCTGGTGCCCCGCACTGCGGGCCTAGGTGGTTTGATGGGTGGCTTCATCTTCGGTTCGCTGCTGGTGCTCTCCGTGGTGAGCTTGTTCTTGAAGATTGAGCAGGTCGGCCACTTGGACATGCCGATGTTGGGCCTGGTCGGCTTGATTAGTCCCGCCATGGGTGTGGCCATGTCTGTGGTGATTTTCGCGATGATCTTTAACTCTGCGCTGGGTATGTCCTACGCGATGGGTCGTCGTTTGTCGGCTGGCCACCCGGAGCGTTTCAAGAAGATGTTCTACCTGACGGTGATCGTGGCCTTCTTTGCTGGCTTCCTGGGCTTCAAGCGTCTGGTTAGCTACCTGTTCCCGGTGCTGGGCTACATTGGCGCGGTGTTGACTGTGGTGCTGATCATCGCCTGGATCAAGGACCACCACCTGATTCGCAAGGAAATCAAGCGCCGTGTCCGTATTCGTGACTTGGTGACTTTGCAGTTGCACCCGGAGATGAACTTCACCAAGGCGCATCAGCGGGAGTTGGATCGTCGTGTGGCTGCCTCCAACATTGAGGACGATGATCTTGCCCGCACGGTGCAGGAAGAGGTCGTGGATAAGTTGGTGCGTGACAGCAATGTTGATTTCACCGAGGAAGACGGCTTAAAGGCTTTGGGCGACGATGGGCAGGCACGGAGCTAGCTTGTGTGCTTGGCCTGGGCTTGGTGGAGCTTGATAGCTGACCAACCTGCTGCCGAGGTTGAGTAATGCTTTGACTTCGTCTAAGGCAAGCAGCCTGACATGCCACTGGTGTGGTGTGTCAGGCTGTTTTTGTATTTGTATTTGTAGCTGGGGCGGGGAGTACTGGTGGGGTGGTGTTTTGCTTGACGTGGGGTGTGTGGCTGCGCGGTTGTGTGAATGTGTGGCTGTGTGCGTTTGCCTGGGTTGAGGTGGCCATAAAAAGAGGCCTGCCACGGTGGTGCTGTGGCAGGCCTGGGGTGCGTCGCGGGTGGGGATTAGTGCATGAGCAGGCGGGCGGTGATGGCGATCATGATGAAGCCGATGATGATGTTGAGCCCGCGCCACACAGCCGGTTTGGACAGTGGGGTGGATAGTTTTTGGGCGCCGAAGCCGAGGGTGGGGAACCACATCATGGAGGCGGCGATAGCGCCGGCGGCGAAATACCAGCGTCCGATTGCGCCTTCTTGGTTGGCGAGTCCGCCGAGCATGACGATGGTGTCAATGTAGGCGCCCGGGTTGAGCCAGGTCAGGACGAAGGCTGCGATGACTGGTGCTTTCCAGCTGGGGGCCTGGGTGGTGCGTCGGCGGGTGCGGGTCAGCACAGACGAGCCGCTGTGGGGCAGTCCATCGTCGGGGTGGACGTCGGATAGTGGGGCGTGGGGGAGAGGTGAGTCGTCAACGTCGAGGGCGGGGGTCACCGTGGTGGGGGCGTCGGTGGTGTCGAGGCCTTTGGGGTGGATGGCGTCGCGGAAGCAGGTGTAGGCGAAGAAGAGCAGGTAGGCGGCGCCACCGTAGGTGAGTGCGGTTAAGAGCCAGGGAACGTTGTCGATGATGATTCCCACGCCTGCGGTGCCGGCGGAGATCATGAAGATGTCGCTGATGGCGCAGACAGCGATGACTTTTCCGACGTGTTGTCGTTTGAGTCCCTGTTTGAGGATCAGGGCGTTTTGGGGCCCGATTGCGATGATGAGGGACAGTCCTACCAGGAATCCGTGTAATGCGACGCTCATGGGTGTAAGCGTGCCAGCCCAAGAACTTAAAAGAAAATAACGAAAACTTGAGTTTCGTTAGAATTGCTTCATGAACCCTTCCCACATGGCAACGTTGCTCGCAGTGTTGGATGAAGGCAGCTTTGAAGCCGCCGCCCTATCCCTAGCAATCACCCCTTCCGCAGTAAGCCAGCGGATCAAAGCGCTGGAGAACCAGACCGGGCGCGTACTCATCCACCGCACCCAGCCGGCAACCCCGACTGAGGCGGGCGAGATCCTGGCGCAAGCCGCGCGACGGATGGCGCTGCTGCAGGCAGAAACCGACGCCCAGCTGCGGGGTCGGCTGGCGCACATCCCATTGAGTGTGGCCGTCAATGCCGATTCCTTGGCCACGTGGTTTCCCCATGTGCTTGCCGCGGCTGCCCAATGGGATAACGCCTCCTTGCGCCTGCACGTCGAAGACGAGGCGCACTCGCTGAAGCTGCTGCGACGCGGTGATGTGTTGGGAGTAGTGACCCGCGAATCCACGCCAGTGTCAGGCTGCGACGTCAAATCCCTGGGGGTGATGCGCTATCGAGCGGTCGCCAGCCCACGGTTGGCGGCGCAATACACCGCCGCAGACGGCAGCATCGACTGGGCCAACATGCCAGCTTTACGCTACGGACCCCGGGACGCGCTACAAGACGCAGACCTCATCGGCCGCGTCACACACATGCCCCGGCGCAGGCGCATTAGCCAAATCCCATCCTCCCAAGGATTTTTGTATGCGGCGCGAGTGGGCCTGGGATGGGCACTACTGCCGGACCTGCAAGCCCAGGATCTGCTGGATTCGGGGGAGCTTATCCTGCTGGACGAACAGGTAGAAGATGTGGCTTTGTACTGGCAGCACTGGCGGCTGGAATCGCCGTTGCTCAACAAGCTGTCCTCTGCAGTGGTCGACGCCGCCTCCGATTTGCGGGCTCCCCGGCACGTCACCGGCCTGTAGAGGTTGTGCGGAACATCGTTTTTGTGCACCACTTGTCGGCCTGGCACCACCACCTGCGCCTGCGCAAAGAATACTGTGTGCCAGTATGAAGTCACAGCACCCCAACCAACCCGATCGCGCCCGCGCCGAAGATTTCGACGACGTCGACATCCCCACGGTCAGCGGTAACGACATCTACGCCCGCGTCGGGCGCGCAGCGCCCCAAACCATCTCCCCGCAACAGCAGCCACCGGTGGAAGACACCACCCCAGTGGCAGCTAGCGACACCGTAGAGCTGGATTCCGCCGCGCCGACCACCACCTTCGAATCCGTCACCCCGGCCAGCCCCACCCGCAAAGAGCCGGCGCTGGCCTCCGACGCACCGACCACCGCCTTCGACGCGCCCGCCGGGCCGACTCCCGGCCAGCAACGCGCCGCCGATGTCGCCAAACTGCTGCCACCCCTGGACGAGGATCCGGCGCGACCCAGCGCCGGCACCAAGCCCGTCGACGAAGCCCCCACCGCAGTGGTCGCATCCCCGGCCACGCCCAAGAACCAAACCAGCTTCGATCCCGCGCCGCCCACGGACGTATTCGAGCCCGTCGCTCAACCGCTGATCGACCCAGTCGATACCGAATCCGCCGAATACGCCGCACTCAACGACGACGCCGTCGTACAAATGGCAGCAGACCCCCGCCGCGGCACCATGGACTTCGGTTTGCTGCTGCTGCGCCTCGTGCTTGGCGCCATCCTCGGATTCCACGCCCTGGCGGTGTTCTTCTCCCTCGCCGGCAATGCAGGCATGGTCGGGCTGCAAAACGAATACGCCCAATACACCTACCCCAGCATGCTGGCCATCGCGATCCCCGCCCTGGAACTGACCGCCGCAGTGTTCCTCATCCTCGGCCTGATGGCTCCCATCGCCTCCGCGGTCGCCATCGCAGCCACCGGATTTACCCTGATCCACCAGATCTGGGCAGGCGGCACCGAAGACGGCATCATTCTCGCCGGGGTGCTCCTCGGCATCGCCATGGTGCTCCAATTCACCGGCCCCGGCCGCTACGGGCTGGACTTCTCCCGCGGCTGGGCGCGTCGACCCCTCGCCAGCTCCTATGTGCTGGGCCTGCTCGGCGTGGCAGGCGCAGTAGCCCTGTGGTGGTTCGGCACCGGAATTAACCCGCTGGCCTAAGGCCGCTAGACTATGTGGGTGGTGGCCCAAAACCCACGCCGGGTGAGGCCACGTGGTGGCGTTGCACGCCCACCAACACCACCATCGCCCCTCATCGTCACAGGAGACACGCGCCATGAAACCAGACCTGCAAGCCATCATCGCCGGCCTCGTCGTCGGCATCGGCGGGTGGTTCGCTCTGTTCTCCTGGTCAATCGGCAACCCCGAACCGGCGTCCACCTACTTTCCCTGGGCAATCTGGCAAATGGTGGTCTTCGCAGTGATCGCCGCGGCCGGTGCTGTGTACTTCACCCTCGCACACCGCTTCGCGATCTCGACGACCTACGCCTTTGCGACCACCATTTCCTTCGTCGCACTGTTCATCCTGGCGGTGCGCTCCACCGACGTGACCGGGCTGTTCATGGTGGGTGCCTTCATGATCGTCGTCGGACTCATGACACTACTGATCACAGTCGCCGGCATCACCGCCCTGGTGTCCTGGGCGGCGCACCGCAACCACGCAAGCAACGCCGGATAATCCCAGCACCTAAGCACCACTAAGGCCACCTCATTTCCCGAAAAGTAGGGGGAAGGAGGTGGCCTTGGTCGTGTCGTCTTGTGTGGTGCTATGCAGCCCGGGGGACAGCCCCGGGCTGCATAAGAACCTAGTCGATGGAGCGCACCGCGCCCTTGTCTGCACTGGTGGCCATCTTCGCGTAAGCGCGCAGCGCCTTGGTGACGGTGCGCTGACGGTTCAGCGGGGCCCACGGGGTGGGGCGCTGCTCCATCGCCTCGCGGCGCGCTGCCAGCTCCTCATCGCTAACATTGACCGTCAGTTCACGGGTGTGCACGTCGATGGTGATCTCATCACCATTTTCGATTAGACCGATGGTGCCACCGTGAGCGGCCTCGGGGGAGATGTGGCCCACCGACAAACCGGAGGAACCACCCGAGAAACGACCATCAGTGATCAACGCACACTTCTTGCCCAGGCCGGCGCCCTTCAAAAAGGCGGTCGGGTGCAGCATCTCCTGCATGCCGGGCCCGCCGGAGGGGCCCTCATAGCGAACCACTAGCACCTCACCGGGCTGGATGGTGCCATTGAGGATGACCGAGACGGCTTCCTCCTGGGATTCCACCACGCGGGCCGGGCCGGTGAAACGCCACAGCGATTCGTCGACACCCGCAGCCTTAATGATGGCGCCATCGACCGCGAGATTGCCGCGCAGCACCGCCAAGCCACCATCCTTGGTGTAGGCGTGCTCCACATCGCGGATGCACCCGCCGGCAGCATCCACATCGAGCTCATCCCACCGGTTATTCGTCGAAAACGGCTCGGTGGTACGAACCCCGCCTGGCGCGGCGTGGAAGAGTTCCACGGCCTCAGCGCTGGGGTTTTCTGCACGAATATCCCATTGCGAAAGCCAGGATGCGAGATCGGGGGAGTGCACCGAGTGGACGTCCTCGTGCAGCAGTCCGCCACGGTACAGCTCGCCGAGGATGGCGGGAATACCGCCGGCGCGGTGCACATCCTCCATGTGGTAGTCGGAGTTCGGAGACACCTTCGACAGGCAGCCCACCTTCCTAGACAGCTCGTCGATGTCATCGAGGTCGAAATCGACCTCGCCTTCCTGGGCTGCTGCCAGGATGTGCAGCACGGTGTTGGTGGAGCCACCCATCGCCATATCCAAGGCCATAGCGTTGTCGAAAGCGTGGCGGGTGGCGATGCTGCGGGGCAGCACCGAGGTGTCGCCCTCGCCGTAGTAGCGCTTGCACAGTTCCACCACCAGGCTGCCGGCCCGTTCAAACAGGGCACGGCGGGCGGCGTGGGTTGCCAGGGTGGAACCGTTACCCGGCAGGGAAAGGCCCAGTGCCTCGGTGAGGCAGTTCATGGAGTTCGCGGTGAACATGCCCGAGCAAGAACCACAGGTCGGGCAGGCGGACTGCTCCACCCGGCTCAGTCCCTCTTCGCCCACCTCGGGGGAAGCGGATGCGGAAATCGCGGTCACCAAGTCGGTGGGGGCGTGGGCGACACCATCGACGACGACAGCTTTACCGGCTTCCATGGGGCCACCGGAGACGAAAACAACCGGAATGTTCAGGCGCAGCGCCGCATTGAGCATGCCCGGGGTGATCTTGTCGCAGTTGGAAATACACACCAGGGCGTCGGCGGTGTGTGCGTTGCACATGTATTCCACCGAGTCCGCGATGATTTCGCGGGAGGGGAGGGAATACAGCATGCCGCCGTGGCCCATGGCAATACCATCATCGACGGCGATGGTATTGAATTCTTTGGCGACACCACCGGCTGCTTCTACCGCTTCGGCGACGATTTTGCCGACGTCGCGCAGGTGGACGTGGCCAGGAACGAACTGGGTGAAGGAGTTCGCGATGGCCACGATGGGTTTGCCGAAGTCGGAGTCGGTCATGCCGGTGGCGCGCCACAAACTGCGGGCACCGGCCGCGTTTCGACCGACGGTGGTGACTTTTGAACGAAGAGGTATAGACATCTGGGCTGGACCTTAAATGAAGAAAAACGAAAACGTGTTGTGGTCACGTGTGGTGCCGCCTGCGGGTAAGGCAACAACACAACACGAACCGCGGAAGATCATGGGTGAGTTTTATAGTGAAAAAACTTCCGCCACAGATAACAAAGCTGCGTCACGGGATCGCCGCGAACGGGGGTCTGTTTCTTAGGCGAGGTGGGGTGGGGACGCCAAGAACACTACTTGGAACACTACTTGTCGGACTCGGAAGTTTCAGCCACTTCCTGCTGGGCTCGCAGGTGAGCTTGGGCTGCCGGATCGTCGCGATCGACCAGTACCTGGCGGCCATCACGGTGAATGATGACGACTTTTTCGTCGGCGGCTTCCAGGCCTGCAGTCAGGGCGTCGGGGATACGGCCCCGGGAGGCGGCGGCCAGGCGGGGCAGGGAGTTAAACGACACTCCGGGCAGGGGAATTTCTGACCCATCTGTGCGGGTGGCGAAAGCAGTGGCGCCACCGAAGCGGATGCCAGCGAAGTCTTCCCAAGGCACCTGTTGCGGGGCGGAAAAACCGCGACGTGCCTCGATGCCGGCTTCGTTCACGGTGGTGCGCGAGCGCCACACGTATGCGGCAAACAGGAGCGGCCAGGGCACAAACCACACAAAGACGAGGGGTTTTGCGGGCAGCATGAGCAGCACCATGACCAGTACTGCCGCAGCGCCTAGCAGGTGCAAACGGTCGGAGAGGAATACGCCGGACTCGTCTGCTGAGGTGTCTTTGGGGGTGGGCTTTTCCGAGGAACCGGGAGTAGTCATGGCAGCTATGTTACCCAGAACGATCAGGCGCCCCATCCTTTGCGGTGCATAGATGGGGCGCGTGGTCGGTGGCCAGAGGTGTTAGGGCTGGGCGGGGGTGTTCTCGGCGGAGGGGTCGGGCGCTGGTGCTGCGGGGGCGGGCGCGTTGTCGGGCTGGGGATTTTCCGCCGGCCCGGGGGCGTCATTCGGGGCTACTGGTGGGGCGGCGGGGGCGGTGCTTGTTGGCTGATCTTCGGGTGCGGCGCCGTTGGGTTCCGCCGTGTCGGCGGGTGTTTGCTCAGCGTCGGCGGTGTCCGGCTGCTGGATGGGGGTTGGGACTGTTGACGCGTTGGTTGGTGGGGTGGATTGGGTTGGGGTGGGTTGAGCGGGTTCCTCCGTGGGGGTGGGGGCGGGTTCT encodes the following:
- a CDS encoding FAD-binding and (Fe-S)-binding domain-containing protein; this encodes MATRAAYVSDASIYRRVPQAVVEPRTREDIQDCLQLAQARGWDIIARGGGTSVAGNSIGQGLIIDTSRHFCKVLEIDSNNRIARVEPGIICDRLREAAAEHGLTYGPDPSTHSRCSVGGMVANNACGSHSVAYGTAADNLHAVSMLLADGREVRFFRGGCTDVELTEKLRDFVARHEDLIRSELGRFPRQVSGYGLHYLLPERGFDVAKALAGSEGTLGIFTELEVNLVKVPRFKALVVCAYTTVFDAAADAPRLILDGVGTVEGMGGDLLAALRSKNGQSRAGANLPGERKNMECGGWLYCEVGADSEEELHDRVSMVVSTADCIDHVVVTDPVEAKSLWHIREASAGTVTRLPDGGEAWPSWEDSAVPATELADYLRGLYTLMDKYQLQGIPFGHFGEGCVHVRISFDFDSEHGRTTFHQFMTEAADLVASHGGSLSGEHGDGRARSALLGHMYSDEMLAAFAEFKSIFDPDRRFNPGVLVNPDSHMEGIRPGGVQRQLELTPTHSLPKDGGSLVNAVNRCVGVGACRSMEGAMCPSFQITGDEVHSTRGRARVLNEMMRGELLEDGYHSDAVNDALDLCLSCKACASECPVNVDMATYKSEVLNERYRGTLLRPRAHYTMGWLPLAARFAHSVPGMPRLVGALMRTKITAGVLARVGGLDPTRELIDFAPQSAASIYRDRVRPSSDIAADIASGRLSAAECVILWPDSFNNYLDVNAFVAAVEVLDTLGYTVMLPKGSVCCGLTWHSTGQLSMAQRIIASTARTIRGYLELGLPVLFLEPSCLSMIQHEAPQLVDDPVVQELSRRATSWAQFVSEALTHDTHPSHVLLTVDNAAPVREVLTQVHCHERSMGDHSGSTDLLRRAGFEESTIQTGCCGMAGNWGFEPGHAKMSMELGERELFPRARAAETVCADGFSCRTQVRQGTSRRALHTAELVRDALRARG
- a CDS encoding YkvI family membrane protein, yielding MLKRALTIAMAFVGLSIGAGFASGQELLQFFVAFGVPGLIGAVVTALLMCLVGIVILQLGSYFQATEHSAVLAEYTHPVFAKIFDAAVMLTVFSIAMVMFAGAGANLNQQFDLPTWVGSVGLLLLVLALGSLDVDKVSKVIGAATPFIVLFIVIAAVYSITHADADFATLEAATKEIDTELPNIFIGVASYVGFSLMVVVSMSIVIGGEYLVPRTAGLGGLMGGFIFGSLLVLSVVSLFLKIEQVGHLDMPMLGLVGLISPAMGVAMSVVIFAMIFNSALGMSYAMGRRLSAGHPERFKKMFYLTVIVAFFAGFLGFKRLVSYLFPVLGYIGAVLTVVLIIAWIKDHHLIRKEIKRRVRIRDLVTLQLHPEMNFTKAHQRELDRRVAASNIEDDDLARTVQEEVVDKLVRDSNVDFTEEDGLKALGDDGQARS
- a CDS encoding LysE/ArgO family amino acid transporter — protein: MSVALHGFLVGLSLIIAIGPQNALILKQGLKRQHVGKVIAVCAISDIFMISAGTAGVGIIIDNVPWLLTALTYGGAAYLLFFAYTCFRDAIHPKGLDTTDAPTTVTPALDVDDSPLPHAPLSDVHPDDGLPHSGSSVLTRTRRRTTQAPSWKAPVIAAFVLTWLNPGAYIDTIVMLGGLANQEGAIGRWYFAAGAIAASMMWFPTLGFGAQKLSTPLSKPAVWRGLNIIIGFIMIAITARLLMH
- a CDS encoding LysR family transcriptional regulator ArgP; its protein translation is MNPSHMATLLAVLDEGSFEAAALSLAITPSAVSQRIKALENQTGRVLIHRTQPATPTEAGEILAQAARRMALLQAETDAQLRGRLAHIPLSVAVNADSLATWFPHVLAAAAQWDNASLRLHVEDEAHSLKLLRRGDVLGVVTRESTPVSGCDVKSLGVMRYRAVASPRLAAQYTAADGSIDWANMPALRYGPRDALQDADLIGRVTHMPRRRRISQIPSSQGFLYAARVGLGWALLPDLQAQDLLDSGELILLDEQVEDVALYWQHWRLESPLLNKLSSAVVDAASDLRAPRHVTGL
- a CDS encoding DoxX family protein — translated: MKSQHPNQPDRARAEDFDDVDIPTVSGNDIYARVGRAAPQTISPQQQPPVEDTTPVAASDTVELDSAAPTTTFESVTPASPTRKEPALASDAPTTAFDAPAGPTPGQQRAADVAKLLPPLDEDPARPSAGTKPVDEAPTAVVASPATPKNQTSFDPAPPTDVFEPVAQPLIDPVDTESAEYAALNDDAVVQMAADPRRGTMDFGLLLLRLVLGAILGFHALAVFFSLAGNAGMVGLQNEYAQYTYPSMLAIAIPALELTAAVFLILGLMAPIASAVAIAATGFTLIHQIWAGGTEDGIILAGVLLGIAMVLQFTGPGRYGLDFSRGWARRPLASSYVLGLLGVAGAVALWWFGTGINPLA
- the ilvD gene encoding dihydroxy-acid dehydratase encodes the protein MSIPLRSKVTTVGRNAAGARSLWRATGMTDSDFGKPIVAIANSFTQFVPGHVHLRDVGKIVAEAVEAAGGVAKEFNTIAVDDGIAMGHGGMLYSLPSREIIADSVEYMCNAHTADALVCISNCDKITPGMLNAALRLNIPVVFVSGGPMEAGKAVVVDGVAHAPTDLVTAISASASPEVGEEGLSRVEQSACPTCGSCSGMFTANSMNCLTEALGLSLPGNGSTLATHAARRALFERAGSLVVELCKRYYGEGDTSVLPRSIATRHAFDNAMALDMAMGGSTNTVLHILAAAQEGEVDFDLDDIDELSRKVGCLSKVSPNSDYHMEDVHRAGGIPAILGELYRGGLLHEDVHSVHSPDLASWLSQWDIRAENPSAEAVELFHAAPGGVRTTEPFSTNNRWDELDVDAAGGCIRDVEHAYTKDGGLAVLRGNLAVDGAIIKAAGVDESLWRFTGPARVVESQEEAVSVILNGTIQPGEVLVVRYEGPSGGPGMQEMLHPTAFLKGAGLGKKCALITDGRFSGGSSGLSVGHISPEAAHGGTIGLIENGDEITIDVHTRELTVNVSDEELAARREAMEQRPTPWAPLNRQRTVTKALRAYAKMATSADKGAVRSID
- a CDS encoding PH domain-containing protein, producing the protein MTTPGSSEKPTPKDTSADESGVFLSDRLHLLGAAAVLVMVLLMLPAKPLVFVWFVPWPLLFAAYVWRSRTTVNEAGIEARRGFSAPQQVPWEDFAGIRFGGATAFATRTDGSEIPLPGVSFNSLPRLAAASRGRIPDALTAGLEAADEKVVIIHRDGRQVLVDRDDPAAQAHLRAQQEVAETSESDK